The Stieleria sp. JC731 genome has a segment encoding these proteins:
- a CDS encoding DUF1501 domain-containing protein, translated as MRCEGSPLNRRGFLTAGALGGLGLSLPELLMREAMAEQKQYDFVEAKAKSVIHVYLPGGMAHQESFDPKPYSPLEYRGEMRTIKTNTGEVFAETVPQLAKRADKFSIIRSMTHGEAAHERGTHNMFTGYKPSPALQYPCFGSVVSHEYGPRNNLPPYICIPNVPNEFAGTGYLPSSYGGFALGSDPAQNGFKVRDLDLAGGVDGERFMRRKQALELVNNNFVSATAADNVNAMNTFYERAYSLLDTPAAKEAFDIEKEDAKLRDRYGRNQAGQRLLMARRLVEAGTRLVTLTYGGWDMHQNITQGFRNQMPSLDVGLSVLLDDLSERGLLDETLVMVSSEFGRTPKINPDAGRDHWPKVFSVMLAGGGIKGGMIYGSSDSTAAEPEDNPVSPADLATTMYRLLGIVADKELMAPGDRPIEIVDGGNLLTPLMV; from the coding sequence ATGCGTTGTGAAGGAAGTCCATTAAATCGGCGCGGTTTCCTGACGGCCGGAGCTTTGGGAGGGCTGGGGCTGTCCTTGCCTGAGCTTTTGATGCGTGAAGCGATGGCCGAGCAGAAGCAATACGACTTTGTCGAAGCCAAAGCTAAAAGCGTCATCCACGTCTACCTACCTGGCGGGATGGCCCATCAAGAGTCCTTCGATCCCAAGCCTTACAGTCCGCTTGAGTATCGCGGTGAAATGCGAACGATCAAAACGAACACCGGTGAAGTGTTCGCGGAGACGGTTCCTCAGCTCGCAAAGCGAGCAGACAAGTTCAGCATCATTCGCTCGATGACCCACGGTGAAGCTGCTCACGAACGTGGAACACACAACATGTTCACGGGGTATAAGCCTAGCCCAGCGCTGCAATACCCTTGTTTCGGTTCGGTGGTCAGTCACGAGTATGGCCCTCGGAACAATTTGCCACCGTACATCTGCATTCCCAACGTTCCCAACGAGTTCGCCGGAACGGGCTACCTGCCCAGTAGTTATGGCGGATTCGCGTTAGGCTCTGATCCGGCGCAGAACGGGTTCAAGGTTCGTGACTTGGATCTCGCTGGTGGTGTCGACGGCGAGCGATTTATGCGTCGCAAACAAGCCCTGGAGTTAGTTAACAACAACTTCGTTTCGGCGACCGCAGCTGACAACGTCAATGCGATGAACACGTTCTACGAGCGTGCTTACAGTCTGCTTGATACACCAGCTGCGAAAGAAGCGTTTGATATTGAAAAAGAAGACGCAAAGCTTCGTGATCGATATGGACGTAACCAAGCGGGACAACGACTGCTAATGGCACGTCGCTTGGTCGAAGCGGGCACTCGATTGGTCACCCTGACCTATGGCGGTTGGGATATGCACCAAAACATCACGCAGGGTTTCCGCAACCAGATGCCATCACTTGATGTCGGCTTGTCGGTGTTGCTGGATGACCTGAGCGAACGAGGCCTTTTGGACGAGACACTGGTGATGGTGAGCAGTGAATTCGGCCGGACTCCAAAGATCAATCCCGACGCCGGTCGTGACCACTGGCCCAAGGTCTTCAGTGTGATGTTGGCCGGTGGCGGAATCAAAGGCGGCATGATCTACGGATCATCCGATTCGACCGCGGCTGAACCTGAAGACAATCCGGTCTCACCAGCCGATTTGGCGACCACGATGTATCGCCTTTTGGGCATCGTCGCTGACAAGGAGCTGATGGCCCCTGGCGACCGTCCTATCGAAATCGTCGATGGCGGAAACCTGCTCACTCCATTGATGGTCTAA
- a CDS encoding DUF1549 and DUF1553 domain-containing protein: MMIRTVTPLLIAAAIASVSLAVTPAEEASSQPNNAARRPDLSVYPPEIKLNSARDHQSFVAVIRRDDGITEDASDRVIWKVADESKVRRDGFKLLPVADGQTELIGEYLGATIKIPVTVSNASVTPPISFTNDVMPVLTRAGCNTGSCHGAARGKDGFRLSLFGFDPAGDYDRITREIGFRRINLAIPEESLFVKKAIGTVPHTGGKLFGTESEYYATILEWLSAGAKNDPQDKQPPTVDSVAIYPPQAVIEGEGSQQRFVAVATYSDGTTRDVTTLAAFTSNNSGTADIDNVGMVTAGRRGEAFVMARYDTHTVGSQVLALPVGVQYEPPTVTGNYIDQLVGKKLQQLRILPSGICSDEEFLRRVTIDITGLLPTEEEYHRFISDTADDKRARLIDQLLERKEFSEIWAMKFAQLLMVKSTNQVSYKSAYLYANWLTDKFAKNVPVDQMVRELLTSTGGTFSSPATNFYEIERDTLKTAENVAQVFMGIRTQCAQCHNHPFDRWTMNDYYGFASFFSQIGRKGAEDYRERIIYNRGGGEVNHLVTKKPVPPTFLGGDAPDTRGKDRREVLANWLTQPDNPFFAKSIANRVWAHYMGVGLVDQVDDIRVSNPPSNPELFETLGDKLVEYKFDFRQLVRDICNSEAYQRSSETNPTNAHDTRNYAYALTRRVPSESLLDCICQATESPDKFRGLPLGARAVQIADGQTSNYFLTTFGRSPRATVCECEASTDPSLSQALHLLNGSSVSQKVASGGKVKQWMEKEQLSEDQVIERIYVRCLSRKPSGDEVAQLKGMLEKTENKVAALEDVYWAVLNSREFVFNH, encoded by the coding sequence ATGATGATCCGAACAGTAACTCCATTGTTGATCGCGGCGGCAATCGCCAGCGTCTCATTGGCCGTTACGCCGGCCGAAGAAGCCTCCAGTCAACCGAACAATGCGGCGCGCCGTCCGGATTTGTCGGTCTATCCGCCGGAAATCAAGCTCAACTCCGCTCGCGATCATCAGTCGTTTGTCGCCGTCATTCGACGTGACGATGGCATCACCGAAGACGCAAGCGACCGAGTGATCTGGAAGGTTGCCGACGAGTCCAAAGTTCGTCGCGATGGCTTCAAGCTGTTGCCCGTCGCAGACGGTCAGACCGAATTGATTGGCGAATACCTTGGTGCGACGATCAAGATTCCGGTGACGGTTTCAAACGCGTCGGTCACTCCACCGATCAGCTTCACCAACGACGTAATGCCGGTATTGACGCGAGCTGGTTGCAACACCGGTTCGTGCCATGGTGCGGCTCGCGGTAAAGATGGTTTTCGTCTGAGTCTGTTCGGGTTCGATCCGGCTGGCGACTACGACCGCATCACTCGCGAGATCGGATTTCGACGTATCAACCTGGCGATTCCCGAAGAAAGCCTGTTTGTGAAAAAGGCGATCGGAACCGTCCCGCATACAGGCGGAAAGCTCTTCGGTACCGAATCAGAATACTATGCGACGATTCTGGAATGGTTGTCCGCCGGCGCGAAGAACGATCCACAGGACAAGCAACCGCCTACAGTCGATTCCGTCGCGATCTATCCGCCCCAAGCTGTCATCGAGGGTGAGGGCAGCCAACAGCGTTTTGTCGCCGTCGCAACCTACAGCGATGGGACCACACGCGACGTCACGACACTTGCTGCGTTCACGTCTAATAACTCAGGTACCGCAGATATCGACAACGTCGGTATGGTGACCGCCGGTCGTCGTGGCGAAGCCTTTGTGATGGCTCGGTACGATACGCATACCGTCGGTAGCCAAGTTCTCGCGTTGCCGGTTGGTGTTCAGTACGAACCGCCCACGGTGACCGGCAACTACATCGATCAGCTTGTCGGCAAGAAGCTTCAGCAGCTACGGATTCTTCCCAGCGGGATTTGCTCGGACGAAGAGTTTCTGCGGCGAGTGACGATCGACATTACTGGATTGCTGCCAACCGAAGAAGAGTACCATCGATTTATCTCGGATACTGCCGATGACAAACGTGCTCGGTTGATCGATCAACTGCTTGAACGCAAAGAGTTCAGCGAAATCTGGGCGATGAAGTTCGCGCAGCTGCTGATGGTCAAAAGCACCAACCAGGTTAGCTACAAGTCTGCGTACTTATACGCGAACTGGTTGACCGACAAATTCGCGAAGAACGTTCCCGTTGACCAAATGGTTCGTGAGCTGCTGACCAGCACGGGCGGAACGTTTTCTTCACCGGCAACGAACTTCTATGAGATCGAACGCGATACGCTGAAGACTGCGGAAAATGTCGCTCAAGTCTTCATGGGGATTCGCACCCAATGTGCACAATGCCACAATCACCCCTTCGATCGCTGGACGATGAACGATTACTACGGTTTCGCATCGTTCTTTTCCCAGATCGGACGGAAGGGAGCTGAGGACTATCGCGAGCGGATCATCTACAACCGTGGCGGTGGAGAGGTCAATCACTTGGTGACCAAGAAACCGGTCCCGCCAACTTTCCTTGGTGGTGATGCACCCGACACTCGCGGCAAAGATCGTCGTGAAGTCTTGGCCAATTGGCTAACTCAGCCTGATAACCCATTCTTTGCAAAGTCGATCGCCAATCGTGTTTGGGCACATTACATGGGCGTTGGCTTGGTTGACCAAGTTGACGATATCCGTGTCAGCAACCCGCCGAGCAACCCTGAGTTGTTTGAAACGCTGGGTGACAAATTGGTCGAATACAAGTTCGATTTCCGTCAACTCGTTCGCGACATTTGCAACAGCGAAGCTTATCAACGAAGCAGCGAGACCAATCCTACCAACGCACATGACACACGAAACTACGCCTACGCGTTGACTCGTCGTGTTCCCTCGGAAAGCTTGTTGGATTGTATCTGTCAGGCGACCGAGTCTCCTGACAAGTTCCGCGGACTGCCGCTTGGTGCTCGTGCGGTACAGATTGCTGACGGTCAAACATCGAATTACTTCTTGACGACATTCGGTCGGTCTCCTCGTGCAACTGTTTGCGAGTGTGAAGCATCGACCGATCCATCGCTTTCCCAGGCGTTGCACCTATTAAACGGAAGCAGCGTCAGCCAAAAGGTTGCAAGCGGCGGCAAAGTCAAGCAGTGGATGGAGAAGGAACAGCTCTCCGAAGATCAAGTCATTGAACGGATTTATGTTCGTTGCCTATCGCGGAAGCCATCTGGTGACGAAGTCGCACAATTGAAGGGGATGTTGGAAAAGACAGAGAACAAAGTCGCGGCCCTGGAAGATGTCTACTGGGCAGTGCTTAACAGTCGCGAATTTGTATTCAATCACTGA
- a CDS encoding arylsulfatase, giving the protein MSRSKRKLARNDGTGPFTRIRFAAKRMAFATLTTFVCISAINLQQSASADDRPNILLIMCDDMGWSDIGCYGGEIETPNIDRLAKGGMRFRTFYNNAKCEHTRASLLTGRWWHHVGASATVHYAAETFGERMRDAGYQTLMTGKWHAGQTPFQRGFEHHYGLTDGCCNFWNPGHARPDEPEPAKKKVRRWADDSKEFTPFTPEGKDFYTTDAFTDKAIEYLTNGRDNDRPFLLYVAYTAPHYPMHASEEDVAKYRGKYAEIGWDRLRAERFERQKQIGILPAGATLSPRDPALPAWDEIPAGERELWDLRMATYAAMIDRMDRNIGKLLGTIDDIGAGDNTVVFFLSDNGACEDSADRSTVKGSMPWEVTSYMTQGRNWANASNTPFRKYKTTDYEGGTRTPMIAYWRNKIAPGTISDHVGHLVDFMPTMLDLANAEITEELPGHSLAPVLNGESVDRPWPIYWQFGKAKAIRNETFKLVQYAKGPWELYNLSEDPCELNDLSDQMPEQVRELKQQWETWWATKRK; this is encoded by the coding sequence ATGTCCCGTTCGAAACGAAAGCTTGCTAGGAATGACGGTACGGGACCGTTCACTCGGATTCGATTCGCGGCAAAGCGAATGGCATTCGCGACGTTGACCACTTTTGTCTGCATCTCTGCTATCAACCTTCAACAATCGGCTAGCGCGGATGATCGGCCGAATATCTTGTTGATCATGTGTGACGACATGGGTTGGAGCGACATCGGCTGCTACGGCGGTGAGATCGAAACGCCCAACATTGACCGCCTCGCAAAAGGTGGGATGCGATTTCGGACGTTTTACAACAACGCGAAATGTGAACATACACGCGCTTCGCTCCTGACCGGTCGATGGTGGCACCATGTCGGTGCCTCTGCAACGGTTCACTATGCGGCTGAAACATTCGGAGAACGAATGCGTGACGCCGGCTATCAAACACTGATGACCGGGAAATGGCACGCCGGTCAAACTCCGTTTCAACGAGGATTCGAACATCACTACGGATTAACCGATGGGTGTTGCAACTTTTGGAACCCGGGACACGCCCGCCCCGATGAACCCGAACCGGCCAAGAAAAAAGTCCGGCGTTGGGCCGATGACTCAAAGGAGTTCACCCCCTTCACGCCAGAGGGAAAAGACTTTTACACCACCGATGCGTTTACGGATAAAGCGATCGAATACCTTACGAATGGAAGAGACAACGATAGACCGTTCCTGCTGTACGTTGCCTACACCGCGCCCCACTATCCGATGCATGCTTCTGAAGAGGACGTCGCTAAATATCGTGGCAAGTATGCGGAGATCGGATGGGACCGGTTACGCGCGGAACGATTCGAGCGTCAAAAGCAAATTGGCATCCTTCCAGCCGGGGCAACACTTTCACCACGCGATCCTGCCTTGCCAGCATGGGACGAAATTCCGGCAGGTGAACGTGAGCTTTGGGATCTGCGGATGGCAACCTACGCGGCAATGATCGATCGCATGGACCGCAACATCGGGAAGTTGTTAGGAACGATCGATGACATCGGCGCTGGCGACAACACAGTCGTCTTCTTTCTTTCCGACAATGGTGCGTGCGAAGACTCTGCGGACCGATCCACCGTCAAGGGATCGATGCCCTGGGAAGTCACCAGTTACATGACTCAGGGACGCAATTGGGCGAATGCCTCAAACACTCCGTTTCGCAAATACAAAACGACCGACTACGAAGGCGGGACCCGCACCCCAATGATCGCATATTGGCGGAACAAGATTGCTCCCGGCACGATTTCCGATCACGTTGGCCACCTCGTCGATTTTATGCCTACGATGTTGGACTTGGCGAACGCGGAAATCACCGAGGAACTGCCAGGACATTCGCTTGCTCCGGTATTGAATGGAGAATCCGTCGATCGCCCATGGCCGATATACTGGCAATTCGGAAAAGCGAAAGCGATTCGAAACGAAACTTTCAAACTGGTGCAGTACGCGAAAGGCCCTTGGGAGCTCTACAACCTCAGCGAAGATCCTTGTGAGCTGAACGACCTTAGCGATCAAATGCCCGAGCAAGTTCGCGAGCTAAAGCAGCAGTGGGAAACTTGGTGGGCGACAAAACGCAAGTAG
- a CDS encoding pre-peptidase C-terminal domain-containing protein, producing MLNPNAIRVFCATVFLLVATSTCSKALATIPEVTKLEPRGVVRGEETVVKFRGNRLSDASEVLCDLPGIEILEVKAVNNSEVDVKVKAAADLTPGLYPIRLVTKSGIANLRLLGVGALPVVTEAEPNNEFETPQKIELNSTVDGVVTREDVDHYQVHLTKGQTLNVEIEGIRIAFSLRNQNILDPYIAILDEGRFEVASSDDSDLLQQDGMCSFTAPEDGNYTILVRDSSFQGSDQGVYRLHIGTFPRPVAVIPAGGQPSTELNAKLVMSDGSERTASIPLPSEPKAQWGVVTQDETGVTPSPNWVRVNELPVVMEEEPNDDRAKAPVVQVPGAYCGVISQPDDYDCFAFEAKKGTRYKVEVFARNVLRSPLDAVINVFAPNNSTLVSSDDSRGRIDPFLEFDAKEDGPHKVRIYDHLRGGGPTYNYRIEVSTPTPSVNLTLKELRRDEAQVVAVPIGGRSAMMVSVNRDRYGGVVNLNVDGLPAGVTAQAFPIPNGRPEAPVVFTAAADANYNASLYTVYGKGDENNPLVGGKLSQSHNMVLGQNRRAMWTYDTDRAAMAVTDPVPFEIELVQPQTPIVRDGSKNLLVRIKRHEGFEETVSLRTLYNPPGIGINNGRSIPKDKSEVEIPITANGGAGIGEWPIIFMAYYNTKNGQAVTATPPINLVVETQLFKYDFPKSAGELGAEVAYQLPVETLREFQGEAEVQLVGLPAGVTCDAPTQPIAAGAEAVTFLLKVTPDAKVGLHKTLNAQSRVKVNDEVIVQTNGTGELRIDKPLPPKVDEPKKEEPKPEVKKPAAPKPLSRLEQLRQQKNQ from the coding sequence ATGTTGAATCCAAACGCAATTCGCGTTTTCTGTGCGACTGTATTCCTTCTAGTCGCGACGAGCACTTGTTCGAAAGCACTTGCGACGATCCCGGAAGTCACCAAGCTTGAACCACGTGGCGTCGTCCGCGGTGAAGAAACCGTGGTGAAGTTTCGGGGCAATCGATTAAGTGATGCGTCGGAAGTGCTATGTGACTTGCCCGGCATCGAGATCTTGGAAGTTAAGGCTGTCAACAATTCCGAAGTCGATGTCAAAGTCAAAGCAGCTGCTGACCTGACCCCGGGCCTCTATCCGATTCGGTTGGTGACCAAAAGCGGCATCGCGAATTTGCGACTGTTGGGTGTCGGAGCTTTGCCAGTCGTTACCGAAGCGGAGCCCAACAATGAATTCGAAACTCCACAGAAAATCGAGCTGAATTCAACCGTCGATGGCGTGGTGACTCGTGAAGACGTTGATCACTATCAAGTCCATTTGACGAAAGGGCAAACGTTGAATGTCGAGATTGAAGGCATTCGTATCGCTTTCTCACTTCGCAATCAAAACATTCTCGATCCGTATATCGCGATCCTTGATGAGGGACGCTTCGAAGTCGCTTCGAGCGACGACAGCGACCTATTACAACAAGACGGGATGTGCAGTTTCACTGCTCCGGAAGACGGCAACTACACCATCTTGGTCCGCGATAGTTCGTTTCAAGGCAGCGACCAAGGCGTCTATCGATTGCACATCGGTACCTTTCCTCGGCCGGTCGCGGTCATCCCGGCGGGAGGCCAGCCTAGCACGGAATTAAACGCCAAGTTGGTCATGTCCGATGGCTCCGAGCGGACTGCGAGTATTCCGTTGCCAAGTGAACCCAAGGCGCAATGGGGAGTCGTCACACAAGACGAAACTGGTGTTACCCCATCGCCCAACTGGGTTCGCGTCAATGAACTACCCGTGGTGATGGAAGAGGAACCTAACGACGATCGTGCCAAAGCACCGGTTGTTCAAGTTCCGGGCGCTTACTGTGGAGTCATTTCACAGCCCGATGATTATGACTGCTTCGCCTTCGAAGCGAAAAAGGGAACGCGATACAAAGTCGAGGTCTTCGCACGAAATGTTTTGCGATCGCCACTCGATGCGGTTATCAATGTCTTTGCCCCCAACAATTCAACTCTCGTATCCAGTGACGATAGTCGTGGGCGAATCGATCCATTTTTAGAATTTGATGCAAAGGAAGATGGTCCGCATAAAGTGCGGATCTACGATCACCTTCGTGGTGGCGGACCGACCTACAATTACCGAATTGAGGTCAGCACTCCAACGCCTTCTGTCAATCTAACTTTAAAAGAACTGCGTCGTGACGAGGCCCAGGTGGTCGCAGTTCCGATCGGTGGCAGGAGTGCGATGATGGTATCGGTCAATCGAGACCGATACGGTGGAGTGGTCAATCTGAATGTCGATGGTCTGCCTGCGGGAGTGACCGCTCAGGCGTTCCCAATACCCAATGGACGTCCCGAAGCTCCCGTGGTGTTCACCGCGGCTGCCGACGCAAACTACAACGCTTCGCTTTATACCGTTTATGGCAAAGGCGACGAAAACAATCCACTTGTTGGCGGAAAGCTTTCGCAGTCGCACAACATGGTGCTTGGTCAGAACCGGCGTGCGATGTGGACGTACGATACCGATCGAGCTGCGATGGCTGTGACGGATCCAGTTCCTTTCGAGATCGAACTGGTTCAGCCGCAGACGCCGATCGTGCGAGACGGAAGCAAAAACCTGCTTGTCAGAATCAAACGCCACGAGGGGTTCGAAGAAACGGTTTCACTGCGAACTTTGTATAACCCGCCTGGTATCGGGATCAACAATGGCCGGTCTATCCCGAAGGATAAGTCCGAAGTTGAGATCCCGATTACTGCAAATGGCGGAGCCGGAATCGGCGAATGGCCAATCATTTTCATGGCCTACTACAACACCAAGAATGGTCAGGCCGTGACCGCGACACCACCGATCAACTTGGTCGTCGAAACCCAGTTGTTCAAATATGACTTTCCGAAGTCAGCAGGTGAATTGGGGGCCGAAGTCGCATATCAGTTGCCCGTCGAAACTCTGCGAGAATTCCAAGGCGAAGCTGAAGTACAACTTGTCGGTCTGCCAGCTGGTGTGACTTGCGATGCACCGACTCAGCCGATCGCGGCAGGCGCCGAAGCGGTGACGTTCCTACTTAAGGTCACCCCGGACGCCAAAGTCGGTTTGCACAAAACTTTGAATGCACAAAGTCGTGTCAAAGTGAATGATGAGGTCATCGTCCAAACCAACGGAACTGGAGAGCTGCGGATTGATAAACCGTTGCCCCCAAAAGTTGACGAACCAAAGAAAGAAGAGCCAAAGCCAGAGGTGAAGAAACCCGCTGCACCGAAGCCTTTGAGCCGCTTAGAACAACTAAGACAACAGAAGAACCAGTAG